The proteins below come from a single Rhizobium sp. BT04 genomic window:
- a CDS encoding WD40 repeat domain-containing protein has product MPTVAPLDLDGHVLAVEFLGDVPFFANANGTFHRLDGGDRVCEAHQGMLTVIRDPYSESLISGGEDGKVLRIAADGSVSEIATAPRKWISQVAAGPQGAVAYSYGKSSLVRLADGTTKEFPEERTVEGLAFAPKGLRIAAARYNGVSLHWVGMSAKPVDLEWKGAHTGVTFSPDGNFLVTSMQENALHGWKLDSKPGAEARHMRMTGYPAKVKSLSWSVKGKWLASSGAPAAIVWPFQGKDGPMGKAPLELGTRANIMATAVKFHPLEDILAIGFIDGMILAVRIADSKEALLRRPGKGAVTAMSWSKDGKLLAFASEAGDCGVVDISA; this is encoded by the coding sequence ATGCCGACAGTTGCACCGCTTGATCTCGACGGCCATGTTCTGGCCGTCGAATTTTTAGGTGATGTCCCTTTCTTCGCGAATGCAAACGGCACGTTTCACCGGCTGGATGGCGGCGACAGGGTCTGCGAAGCCCACCAAGGCATGCTCACCGTCATCCGCGATCCCTATAGCGAGAGCCTGATCTCGGGCGGCGAGGACGGCAAGGTGCTGCGCATCGCCGCCGATGGCAGCGTCAGCGAGATCGCCACGGCGCCGCGCAAGTGGATTTCGCAGGTCGCAGCCGGCCCGCAGGGCGCCGTTGCCTATTCCTACGGCAAGAGTTCGCTGGTGCGTCTTGCCGATGGCACGACCAAGGAATTCCCCGAGGAGCGCACCGTCGAAGGCCTTGCCTTCGCGCCGAAAGGCCTGCGCATCGCGGCGGCGCGTTATAACGGCGTGTCATTGCACTGGGTTGGCATGAGCGCCAAGCCGGTCGATCTTGAATGGAAGGGTGCGCATACCGGCGTCACCTTCTCGCCAGATGGTAATTTCCTCGTCACCTCGATGCAGGAAAATGCGCTGCACGGCTGGAAACTCGACAGCAAGCCGGGTGCCGAGGCTCGCCACATGCGCATGACCGGCTACCCTGCCAAGGTGAAATCGCTCTCCTGGTCGGTCAAGGGCAAGTGGCTCGCCTCTTCGGGCGCGCCGGCGGCCATCGTCTGGCCGTTCCAGGGCAAGGACGGGCCGATGGGCAAGGCGCCGCTCGAACTCGGCACTCGCGCCAATATCATGGCGACCGCGGTGAAATTCCATCCGCTGGAGGATATCCTCGCCATCGGCTTCATCGACGGCATGATTCTGGCCGTGCGCATCGCCGACAGCAAGGAGGCGCTGCTGCGTCGCCCCGGCAAGGGCGCAGTCACGGCGATGAGCTGGAGCAAGGACGGCAAGCTGCTCGCCTTCGCCTCCGAAGCCGGCGATTGCGGCGTCGTCGATATTTCGGCCTGA
- a CDS encoding GNAT family N-acetyltransferase, whose product MDDPPTEAEIVALSSDHMQAAAAIRRVALWQRLPWLPDLHTPWEDEQYWRMHLLPNCTILGAAMGNRLIGVIAYGDNWIEQLYILPDFQGMGIGSLLLGCAKEEMGEIRLWTFQRNIGARAFYERHGFAAAEETDGADNEEREPDVLYHWRRLPELTPVLQPSDG is encoded by the coding sequence ATGGACGACCCCCCGACGGAAGCTGAGATCGTAGCGCTCTCGTCCGATCACATGCAGGCGGCCGCAGCGATCAGGCGTGTCGCCCTGTGGCAGCGGCTCCCCTGGCTGCCGGATCTGCATACGCCTTGGGAAGATGAGCAGTACTGGCGCATGCACCTGCTGCCGAACTGCACGATATTAGGTGCCGCCATGGGCAACCGGCTCATCGGCGTCATCGCCTATGGCGACAACTGGATAGAGCAGCTCTATATCCTCCCCGACTTTCAAGGCATGGGCATCGGCTCTCTGCTTCTCGGCTGCGCCAAGGAGGAGATGGGCGAGATCAGGCTCTGGACGTTCCAGCGTAATATCGGCGCACGTGCTTTCTACGAACGCCACGGTTTTGCCGCCGCGGAGGAGACCGACGGCGCCGATAACGAGGAAAGAGAGCCGGATGTGCTGTATCATTGGCGCCGGCTTCCGGAATTGACGCCGGTCCTGCAGCCGTCAGATGGCTAG
- the cysE gene encoding serine O-acetyltransferase gives MAKSTGLGLAEQQPQPLGGASVWAVIRTEAAELAAREPILRRLLAAEVTDAADNKEIIARVLAARLCVAQVETGNLFDLILSTLNDDIMRKVEADLAAVRERDPACTTFLHALLNLKGFHALETHRIAHTLWNAGRPEIASWLANLASLVFGPDIHPAARIGASIMLDHGSGIVIGETAVIEDEVSILQNVTLGGTGKETGDRHPKIRHGVMIGAGAKILGNIEIGAFSKVAAGSVVLKPVPEHCTVAGVPATLVRVHRADEIPAETMDQNI, from the coding sequence ATGGCGAAATCAACCGGCCTCGGTTTGGCCGAGCAACAGCCGCAGCCTTTGGGCGGCGCATCGGTCTGGGCCGTGATCCGCACCGAGGCGGCCGAGCTTGCCGCACGCGAGCCGATCTTGCGGCGGCTGCTTGCCGCGGAGGTAACGGACGCCGCCGACAACAAGGAGATCATTGCCCGTGTTCTGGCCGCGCGGCTTTGCGTGGCCCAGGTGGAAACGGGCAATCTGTTTGATCTCATCCTCTCCACACTGAACGACGATATCATGCGAAAGGTCGAGGCCGATCTCGCAGCCGTGCGCGAGCGCGATCCGGCCTGCACGACGTTTCTGCACGCGCTTCTGAACCTCAAGGGCTTTCATGCGCTTGAGACGCATCGCATCGCCCATACACTCTGGAACGCCGGCCGGCCGGAGATCGCCAGCTGGCTCGCCAATCTCGCCTCGCTGGTCTTCGGCCCGGATATCCACCCCGCCGCCCGGATCGGCGCTTCCATCATGCTCGACCACGGCTCGGGCATCGTCATCGGCGAAACGGCTGTCATCGAGGATGAAGTCTCGATCCTGCAGAATGTCACGCTAGGCGGCACCGGCAAAGAAACCGGCGACCGCCACCCGAAGATCCGCCACGGCGTGATGATCGGCGCCGGCGCCAAGATCCTCGGCAATATCGAGATCGGCGCCTTCAGCAAGGTTGCCGCCGGCAGCGTCGTGCTGAAGCCGGTCCCCGAGCATTGCACGGTCGCCGGCGTGCCGGCAACACTCGTGCGCGTCCACCGCGCCGACGAAATCCCAGCAGAGACGATGGATCAGAATATCTAG
- a CDS encoding ABC transporter ATP-binding protein yields the protein MAPDHIVDAITISGVEKKFGRGRQAVIALDGLSLRIPRGKIFGLLGPNGAGKSTLLRIIAGLVRQDKGSVELFGRRPDQASRRRVGMLIEAPTIYPFLTAREHLRMLGSYSERRLHVDAVLRRVGIFAAADKKAGEFSLGMKQRLGIACTLISRPDAIILDEPTNGLDPDGILQMRALLRELAEQDGTTVLFSSHLLDEVERVCDHIAILRQGRVVVEGDVAHLLDREGRFWLDVDRPAEIVDRLGAIAELADGGLYVRLERKHIPDLLRSIVSADIKVYEAKWVKPDLETVFLSQTRND from the coding sequence ATGGCACCCGATCACATCGTTGACGCAATTACGATTTCCGGGGTGGAAAAGAAGTTTGGACGCGGACGGCAAGCAGTGATTGCTCTTGATGGGCTGTCGCTGCGTATTCCGCGTGGAAAGATATTCGGTCTGCTTGGCCCAAACGGCGCCGGCAAGAGCACGTTGTTACGGATCATCGCTGGCCTCGTCCGGCAAGACAAGGGAAGCGTCGAATTGTTCGGCCGCCGCCCGGACCAGGCTTCCCGGCGCAGGGTCGGCATGCTGATCGAGGCGCCGACCATCTATCCGTTCCTGACCGCACGAGAGCATCTGCGCATGCTGGGATCATATTCGGAAAGGCGCCTGCACGTCGACGCTGTCCTTCGACGTGTGGGGATATTTGCTGCGGCAGACAAAAAGGCGGGAGAGTTCTCGCTGGGAATGAAGCAGCGGCTCGGGATTGCATGCACGCTGATTTCCAGACCCGATGCCATCATCCTCGACGAGCCCACGAACGGCCTCGACCCAGACGGCATCCTGCAAATGCGGGCTCTCTTGAGAGAATTGGCAGAACAAGATGGAACAACGGTTCTCTTTTCCAGCCATCTCCTTGATGAGGTCGAGCGCGTCTGCGATCACATCGCGATCTTGCGGCAAGGCCGGGTCGTCGTTGAAGGAGATGTTGCCCATCTCCTCGATCGGGAAGGACGGTTTTGGCTCGATGTCGATCGACCGGCAGAGATCGTCGACCGCCTCGGCGCGATTGCCGAGCTTGCCGATGGCGGCCTCTATGTCCGGCTCGAGCGCAAACATATCCCAGATCTCCTGAGATCCATCGTTTCTGCGGATATCAAGGTGTATGAAGCGAAATGGGTGAAGCCGGACCTGGAAACTGTGTTCTTGTCCCAGACGAGGAATGATTGA
- a CDS encoding GGDEF domain-containing protein, giving the protein MLLDLRTIYFIVAVSCFVLGVLQLAAYATGRFERWPLWWGLSNLLVGVGSFLVALRNFVPYSVSIDGGNIVTIAGYMLMFFAVRVFSGRALDQRTFWLAIFLVSVPVVLIVSNPSAVSARLLYVSVICCLCDLAVAREAVSIVRREKLYSAALLVGLYACTAMIFAVRSILAATGEIGGPDPFGGSAIHSWMAVSAVAFIMLRSMAMVLMAAERSRNQLTELAHHDPLTGALNRGGLAQHLPALGSRPVSLLIIDIDHFKQLNDRHGHAAGDEMLRLFAGVARDIMGSGDLLARQGGDEFLVVLKNVSREDAVLIADRLRLTFAAAVMQRLDLAVFPTLSIGVAARRENDGDFERLMQKADEALYRSKREGRNRVEACGENQQAA; this is encoded by the coding sequence ATGCTGCTGGATCTCAGGACTATTTATTTCATTGTTGCCGTGAGTTGTTTCGTGCTGGGCGTTCTCCAGCTCGCAGCCTATGCGACCGGCCGCTTCGAGAGGTGGCCGCTGTGGTGGGGCTTGAGCAACCTGCTTGTCGGTGTCGGGTCCTTCCTCGTCGCGCTGCGCAATTTCGTTCCCTATTCCGTCTCGATCGATGGCGGCAATATCGTCACCATTGCGGGCTACATGCTGATGTTCTTTGCCGTGCGCGTCTTTTCGGGACGAGCGCTCGACCAGCGGACTTTCTGGCTCGCCATCTTTCTCGTCAGCGTGCCTGTCGTGCTTATCGTCAGCAACCCTTCGGCCGTATCGGCCCGGCTCCTCTACGTCTCCGTCATCTGCTGCCTGTGCGATCTTGCCGTCGCAAGGGAAGCCGTCAGCATCGTCCGGCGCGAGAAGCTTTATTCGGCAGCCCTGCTTGTCGGCCTCTATGCCTGCACTGCCATGATCTTTGCGGTTCGCAGCATTCTTGCGGCGACCGGCGAGATCGGCGGGCCGGATCCTTTCGGCGGCAGTGCAATTCATAGCTGGATGGCGGTATCGGCGGTCGCTTTCATCATGCTGCGCAGCATGGCCATGGTGCTGATGGCCGCTGAGCGCAGCCGAAATCAGCTGACCGAACTCGCTCACCACGATCCACTAACCGGTGCGCTCAATCGCGGCGGCCTTGCCCAGCATCTGCCCGCTCTCGGTTCCCGGCCGGTATCGCTGCTGATCATCGATATCGACCATTTCAAGCAGTTGAACGACCGGCATGGTCATGCCGCCGGCGACGAAATGCTGCGGCTTTTCGCCGGTGTTGCGCGAGACATCATGGGGTCCGGCGATCTGCTCGCCCGTCAAGGTGGGGATGAGTTTCTGGTCGTGCTGAAAAATGTCTCCCGCGAAGATGCGGTGCTGATTGCCGACCGCCTCCGTCTCACCTTTGCCGCCGCCGTCATGCAACGGCTGGATCTGGCCGTCTTTCCGACGCTGAGTATCGGTGTTGCCGCGCGTCGTGAAAACGACGGGGATTTTGAACGGCTGATGCAGAAGGCGGATGAGGCGCTCTATCGTTCGAAGCGCGAAGGTCGCAACCGGGTCGAAGCCTGCGGAGAAAATCAGCAGGCTGCTTAG
- a CDS encoding S-layer family protein has product MTSIVSSLTATQIKSLSTATITSLTKEEVGSLNATQVKALSKDQVAALEVEDFTELNGSQLASISASSIKGLTVAQLAVLDAAKIQSLDASQVSAMDNSQLDSLTADQVGDLTAKQIGALSATQIAALGDDGIAKFSAEQIGAISAKAITGLSTTAVAALTDDQLAGLKAPQIAAMKNEQIGALTTAQVAKLSTAQVGALTSGQVGSLTTGQIGALTEGQVAAINVKAVAGLTVGQIGALTDTQAGALTVGQIGALGSTQIGAISTGGLAKFSAEQIGAISAKAITGLSTTAVAALTDDQLAGLKAPQIAAMKNEQIGALTTAQVAKLSTAQVGALTSGQVGSLTTGQIGALTEGQVAAINVKAVAGLTVGQIGALTDTQAGALTVGQIGALGSTQIGAISTGGLAKFSAEQIGAISAKAITGLSTTAVAALTDDQLAGLKAPQIAAMKNEQIGALTTAQVAKLSTAQVGALTSGQVGSLTTGQIGALTEGQVAAINVKAVAGLTVGQIGALTDTQAGALTVGQIGALGSTQIGAISTGGLAKFSAEQIGAISAKAITGLSTTAVAALTDDQLAGLKAPQIAAMKNEQIGALTTAQVAKLSTAQVGALTSGQVGSLTTGQIGALTEGQVAAINVKAVAGLKAEQIDAMTESQIEALSPVQTAALSASQLGAMSAADLAKFSPEDIGAISAKAITGLSTTAVAALTDDQLAGLKAPQIAAMKNEQIGALTTAQVAKLSTAQVGALTSGQVGSLTTGQIGALTEGQVAAINVKAVAGLTVGQIGALTDTQAGALTVGQIGALGSTQIGAISTGGLAKFSAEQIGAISAKAITGLSTTAVAALTDDQLAGLKAPQIAAMKNEQIGALTTAQVAKLSTAQVGALTSGQVGSLTTGQIGALTEGQVAAINVKAVAGLTVGQIGALTDTQAGALTVGQIGALGSTQIGAISTGGLAKFSAEQIGAISAKAITGLSTTAVAALTDDQLAGLKAPQIAAMKNEQIGALTTAQVAKLSTAQVGALTSGQVGSLTTGQIGALTEGQVAAINVKAVAGLTVGQIGALTDTQAGALTVGQIGALGSTQIGAISTGGLAKFSAEQIGAISAKAITGLSTTAVAALTDDQLAGLKAPQIAAMKNEQIGALTTAQVAKLSTAQVGALTSGQVGSLTTGQIGALTEGQVAAINVKAVAGLTVGQIGALTDTQAGALTVGQIGALGSTQIGAISTGGLAKFSAEQIGAISANAITGLSTTAVAALTDDQLAGLKAPQIAAMKNEQIGALTTAQVAKLSTAQVGALTSGQVGSLTTGQIGALTEGQVAAINVKAVAGLKAGQIDAMTESQIEALTTAQTASLSAAQITAMSTADLAKFSVDDIGAINTKAITGLEVADIAGLSEDQIGGFKAQQIAAMNNDQVQALLTAYHEF; this is encoded by the coding sequence ATGACCTCCATTGTTTCTTCTCTTACCGCAACTCAGATCAAATCTCTTTCCACCGCGACGATTACTTCTTTGACTAAGGAAGAAGTAGGTTCCTTGAATGCGACCCAGGTGAAGGCCTTGAGCAAGGATCAAGTAGCCGCGCTGGAGGTTGAGGACTTTACCGAGTTGAACGGCAGCCAGCTTGCATCAATTTCGGCATCTTCCATCAAGGGTCTGACCGTTGCTCAATTGGCTGTTCTCGATGCCGCCAAAATCCAAAGCTTAGACGCTTCGCAAGTGTCAGCGATGGATAACTCTCAGCTTGATTCGCTCACGGCCGACCAGGTCGGTGATCTGACTGCAAAGCAAATTGGTGCGCTTAGTGCTACGCAGATTGCTGCGCTCGGCGATGACGGCATTGCCAAGTTCTCAGCGGAACAGATCGGCGCGATCAGCGCCAAGGCGATCACCGGTCTTTCGACCACGGCTGTTGCTGCTCTGACCGATGATCAGCTTGCTGGTCTGAAGGCTCCGCAGATTGCGGCCATGAAGAACGAACAGATTGGCGCGTTGACGACGGCACAGGTCGCCAAACTGAGCACGGCTCAGGTCGGTGCCCTGACGTCTGGTCAGGTTGGCTCGCTGACGACTGGCCAAATTGGTGCGCTGACGGAAGGTCAGGTCGCGGCAATCAACGTCAAGGCGGTTGCAGGTCTCACGGTCGGGCAGATCGGCGCTCTGACGGACACGCAGGCGGGTGCCCTGACCGTTGGCCAGATCGGCGCTCTGGGCTCGACCCAGATCGGTGCCATCAGCACCGGCGGTCTGGCCAAGTTCTCAGCGGAACAGATCGGCGCGATCAGCGCCAAGGCGATCACCGGTCTTTCGACCACGGCTGTTGCTGCTCTGACCGATGATCAGCTTGCTGGTCTGAAGGCTCCGCAGATTGCGGCCATGAAGAACGAACAGATTGGCGCGTTGACGACGGCACAAGTCGCCAAACTGAGCACGGCTCAGGTCGGTGCCCTGACGTCTGGTCAGGTTGGCTCGCTGACGACTGGCCAGATTGGTGCGCTGACGGAAGGTCAGGTCGCGGCGATCAACGTCAAGGCGGTTGCAGGTCTCACGGTCGGGCAGATCGGCGCTCTGACGGACACGCAGGCGGGTGCCCTGACCGTTGGCCAGATCGGCGCTCTGGGCTCGACCCAGATCGGTGCCATCAGCACCGGCGGTCTGGCCAAGTTCTCAGCGGAACAGATCGGCGCGATCAGCGCCAAGGCGATCACCGGTCTTTCGACCACGGCTGTTGCTGCTCTGACCGATGATCAGCTTGCTGGTCTGAAGGCTCCGCAGATTGCGGCCATGAAGAACGAACAGATTGGCGCGTTGACGACGGCACAGGTCGCCAAACTGAGCACGGCTCAGGTCGGTGCCCTGACGTCTGGTCAGGTTGGCTCGCTGACGACTGGCCAGATTGGTGCGCTGACGGAAGGTCAGGTCGCGGCGATCAACGTCAAGGCGGTTGCAGGTCTCACGGTCGGGCAGATCGGCGCTCTGACGGACACGCAGGCGGGTGCCCTGACCGTTGGCCAGATCGGCGCTCTGGGCTCGACCCAGATCGGTGCCATCAGCACCGGCGGTCTGGCCAAGTTCTCAGCGGAACAGATCGGCGCGATCAGCGCCAAGGCGATCACCGGTCTTTCGACCACGGCTGTTGCCGCTCTGACCGACGATCAGCTTGCTGGTCTGAAGGCTCCGCAGATTGCGGCCATGAAGAACGAACAGATTGGCGCGTTGACGACGGCACAGGTCGCCAAACTGAGCACGGCTCAGGTCGGTGCTCTGACGTCTGGTCAGGTTGGCTCGCTGACGACTGGCCAGATTGGTGCGCTGACGGAAGGTCAGGTCGCGGCGATCAACGTCAAGGCGGTTGCAGGTCTCAAGGCCGAGCAGATCGATGCGATGACCGAGAGCCAGATCGAAGCGCTCAGCCCTGTACAGACGGCGGCGTTAAGCGCTAGCCAGCTTGGCGCTATGAGTGCGGCCGACCTAGCCAAGTTCTCTCCCGAGGACATCGGCGCGATCAGCGCCAAGGCGATCACCGGTCTTTCGACCACGGCTGTTGCTGCTCTGACCGATGATCAGCTTGCTGGTCTGAAGGCTCCGCAGATTGCGGCCATGAAGAACGAACAGATTGGCGCGTTGACGACGGCACAGGTCGCCAAACTGAGCACGGCTCAGGTCGGTGCCCTGACGTCTGGTCAGGTTGGCTCGCTGACGACTGGCCAGATTGGTGCGCTGACGGAAGGTCAGGTCGCGGCGATCAACGTCAAGGCGGTTGCAGGTCTCACGGTCGGGCAGATCGGCGCTCTGACGGACACGCAGGCGGGTGCCCTGACCGTTGGCCAGATCGGCGCTCTGGGCTCGACCCAGATCGGTGCCATCAGCACCGGCGGTCTGGCCAAGTTCTCAGCGGAACAGATCGGCGCGATCAGCGCCAAGGCGATCACCGGTCTTTCGACCACGGCTGTTGCCGCTCTGACCGACGATCAGCTTGCTGGTCTGAAGGCTCCGCAGATTGCGGCCATGAAGAACGAACAGATTGGCGCGTTGACGACGGCACAAGTCGCCAAACTGAGCACGGCTCAGGTCGGTGCCCTGACGTCTGGTCAGGTTGGCTCGCTGACGACTGGCCAGATTGGTGCGCTGACGGAAGGTCAGGTCGCGGCGATCAACGTCAAGGCGGTTGCAGGTCTCACGGTCGGGCAGATCGGCGCTCTGACGGACACGCAGGCGGGTGCCCTGACCGTTGGCCAGATCGGCGCTCTGGGCTCGACCCAGATCGGTGCCATCAGCACCGGCGGTCTGGCCAAGTTCTCAGCGGAACAGATCGGCGCGATCAGCGCCAAGGCGATCACCGGTCTTTCGACCACGGCTGTTGCTGCTCTGACCGATGATCAGCTTGCTGGTCTGAAGGCTCCGCAGATTGCGGCCATGAAGAACGAACAGATTGGCGCGTTGACGACGGCACAGGTCGCCAAACTGAGCACGGCTCAGGTCGGTGCCCTGACGTCTGGTCAGGTTGGCTCGCTGACGACTGGCCAGATTGGTGCGCTGACGGAAGGTCAGGTCGCGGCGATCAACGTCAAGGCGGTTGCAGGTCTCACGGTCGGGCAGATCGGCGCTCTGACGGACACGCAGGCGGGTGCCCTGACCGTTGGCCAGATCGGCGCTCTGGGCTCGACCCAGATCGGTGCCATCAGCACCGGCGGTCTGGCCAAGTTCTCAGCGGAACAGATCGGCGCGATCAGCGCCAAGGCGATCACCGGTCTTTCGACCACGGCTGTTGCTGCTCTGACCGATGATCAGCTTGCTGGTCTGAAGGCTCCGCAGATTGCGGCCATGAAGAACGAACAGATTGGCGCGTTGACGACGGCACAGGTCGCCAAACTGAGCACGGCTCAGGTCGGTGCCCTGACGTCTGGTCAGGTTGGCTCGCTGACGACTGGCCAGATTGGTGCGCTGACGGAAGGTCAGGTCGCGGCGATCAACGTCAAGGCGGTTGCAGGTCTCACGGTCGGGCAGATCGGCGCTCTGACGGACACGCAGGCGGGTGCCCTGACCGTTGGCCAGATCGGCGCTCTGGGCTCGACCCAGATCGGTGCCATCAGCACCGGCGGTCTGGCCAAGTTCTCAGCGGAACAGATCGGCGCGATCAGCGCCAATGCGATCACCGGTCTTTCGACCACGGCTGTTGCTGCTCTGACCGACGATCAGCTTGCTGGTTTGAAGGCTCCGCAGATTGCGGCCATGAAGAACGAACAGATTGGCGCGTTGACGACGGCACAGGTCGCCAAACTGAGCACGGCTCAGGTCGGTGCTCTGACGTCTGGTCAGGTTGGCTCGCTGACGACTGGCCAGATTGGTGCGCTGACGGAAGGTCAGGTCGCGGCGATCAACGTCAAGGCGGTTGCAGGTCTCAAGGCCGGGCAGATCGATGCGATGACCGAGAGCCAGATCGAAGCGCTCACCACTGCGCAAACAGCGTCCCTAAGCGCGGCTCAGATCACAGCAATGAGCACCGCCGATCTGGCAAAGTTCTCTGTTGATGACATCGGCGCAATCAACACGAAAGCAATCACAGGTCTTGAGGTGGCGGACATCGCTGGCCTCAGCGAAGATCAAATTGGCGGCTTCAAAGCTCAACAAATTGCCGCAATGAACAACGACCAAGTCCAAGCGTTGCTCACAGCATATCACGAGTTTTGA
- a CDS encoding GNAT family N-acetyltransferase, whose protein sequence is MAAVLDSVRAFFAPTTFAIDAENPSDVVARENLLDRVMGPDRRKKSSEKIRRNRVPAEGLALVARDRDGHVIGSVRLWNIEAGVNDEGTPINALLLGPLAVAPHCGGKGIGSALMRAAILEAKKRGHGAVLLVGDAAYYERFGFFAEKARHLVMPGPFERSRFLALELTEGWLDGAAGMIVPSGRILASAPVRRAA, encoded by the coding sequence ATGGCCGCTGTTCTTGATTCTGTCCGCGCATTCTTTGCGCCCACCACTTTCGCCATCGATGCCGAAAATCCTTCGGATGTCGTTGCCCGTGAAAACCTGCTCGACCGCGTCATGGGCCCGGATCGCCGCAAGAAGTCGTCGGAGAAGATCCGCCGCAATCGCGTGCCGGCCGAGGGCCTCGCGCTCGTCGCGCGCGATCGCGACGGCCATGTCATCGGCTCGGTGCGGCTCTGGAACATCGAGGCCGGCGTCAACGACGAAGGCACGCCGATCAATGCGCTGCTGCTCGGGCCGCTCGCCGTTGCGCCGCATTGCGGCGGCAAAGGCATCGGCTCGGCGCTCATGCGCGCGGCGATCCTCGAAGCGAAGAAGCGCGGGCATGGCGCCGTCCTGCTCGTCGGCGATGCTGCCTATTACGAGCGTTTCGGCTTTTTTGCCGAGAAGGCTCGCCATCTTGTCATGCCAGGCCCGTTCGAACGCTCGCGCTTTCTGGCGCTCGAGCTTACGGAAGGCTGGCTTGACGGCGCGGCCGGCATGATCGTCCCTTCGGGACGCATACTGGCCAGCGCGCCGGTTCGCCGCGCCGCCTGA
- the odc2 gene encoding ornithine/lysine decarboxylase — protein sequence MTTQRIRDFLATRRPDGPCLVVDLDVVRDNFHAFRHAMPDSAIYYAVKANPAPEVLKLLAGLGSNFDCASVAEIEMALEAGATAARISFGNTIKKERDIARAHALGVSLFAVDSHEEVEKISRAAPGARVFCRVLTDGEGAEWPLSRKFGCVPQMAVDVLVYAHQLGLQSYGVSFHVGSQMTKVDAWDSALADAKRVFVSLAKQGIHLQMVNMGGGFPTKYLRDVPSAEAYGKSIYQALRTHFGNQIPQTIIEPGRGMVGNAGVIKAEVVLISKKSDNDDARWVFLDIGKFGGLAETMDEAIRYPIRTEHDGDEMEPCVIAGPTCDSADVLYEKNLYPLPISLSIGDEVLIEGTGAYTTTYSAVAFNGFEPLKAYVI from the coding sequence ATGACCACCCAGCGCATCCGCGACTTTCTCGCAACCCGACGTCCCGACGGTCCCTGCCTCGTGGTTGACCTCGATGTGGTTCGCGACAATTTCCACGCTTTCCGTCACGCCATGCCGGACAGCGCCATCTATTACGCCGTCAAGGCCAACCCGGCCCCGGAAGTGCTGAAGCTGCTCGCAGGCCTCGGCTCCAATTTCGATTGCGCATCCGTTGCCGAAATCGAAATGGCGCTCGAAGCCGGTGCGACCGCCGCCCGCATCTCCTTCGGCAACACGATCAAGAAGGAACGTGACATCGCCCGCGCGCATGCGCTCGGCGTCAGCCTCTTTGCCGTCGACAGCCACGAGGAAGTCGAGAAGATCTCGCGCGCCGCTCCCGGCGCCCGCGTCTTCTGCCGCGTGCTGACGGACGGCGAAGGCGCCGAATGGCCGCTCTCGCGCAAGTTCGGCTGCGTGCCGCAGATGGCTGTCGACGTTCTCGTCTACGCCCATCAGCTCGGCCTGCAGTCCTACGGCGTCTCGTTCCATGTCGGTTCGCAGATGACCAAGGTCGATGCCTGGGATTCGGCGCTTGCCGATGCCAAGCGCGTCTTCGTCTCGCTTGCCAAGCAGGGCATCCACCTGCAGATGGTCAACATGGGCGGCGGCTTCCCGACCAAGTACCTGCGCGACGTTCCGTCCGCGGAAGCTTACGGCAAGTCGATCTACCAGGCGCTGCGCACGCATTTCGGCAACCAGATCCCGCAGACGATCATCGAGCCGGGCCGCGGCATGGTCGGCAATGCCGGCGTCATCAAGGCTGAGGTCGTGCTGATTTCGAAGAAGTCGGACAATGACGATGCGCGCTGGGTCTTCCTCGACATCGGCAAGTTCGGCGGTCTCGCCGAGACGATGGACGAAGCCATCCGCTATCCGATCCGTACGGAGCACGACGGCGACGAGATGGAGCCCTGCGTCATTGCCGGCCCGACCTGCGATTCGGCCGACGTGCTCTACGAGAAGAACCTCTATCCGCTGCCGATCTCCCTTTCGATCGGCGACGAGGTCCTGATCGAAGGCACCGGCGCCTATACGACGACCTATTCGGCGGTCGCTTTCAACGGTTTCGAGCCGCTGAAGGCCTACGTCATCTAA